One window of Saprospiraceae bacterium genomic DNA carries:
- a CDS encoding response regulator transcription factor: MPNRIRYIIADDDDLFRTLTLQYLNLIPDLECLGEFNDGLSAIAGIQNTHPDLVISDVEMPNLNGMQLAKSMSQLPLMIFISSHKQYAVDAFEVDAVDFLTKPIQAERLIKAIDKVRNLLDLKRSITNQEALKIENGDSFFIREKSAFVRIHFTDVNYIESLADFVSIFLLDGTKKTALVSLKNLEMQLPASSFIRISRTHIVNIQKITSLDPSMLSLGKIKLLIGKSYSDSVLQAVLGNNAIKRFL; encoded by the coding sequence ATGCCTAATCGAATCCGATACATTATTGCCGATGACGACGATCTATTCCGAACGCTTACGCTTCAGTATTTGAATTTAATCCCAGACCTTGAATGTCTCGGTGAATTTAATGATGGATTGTCTGCTATTGCTGGAATTCAAAACACACACCCTGATTTAGTGATCAGCGATGTTGAAATGCCCAATTTAAATGGGATGCAATTGGCTAAAAGTATGAGTCAGCTTCCCTTAATGATTTTTATTAGCTCTCATAAACAATATGCTGTGGATGCCTTTGAAGTGGATGCGGTAGATTTTCTGACGAAACCCATTCAAGCTGAACGTTTAATTAAGGCTATTGATAAAGTGCGCAATCTATTGGATTTAAAGCGAAGTATTACAAATCAAGAAGCTTTAAAAATTGAAAATGGCGATAGCTTTTTTATCCGGGAAAAAAGTGCATTTGTACGAATTCATTTTACAGATGTAAATTACATTGAGTCCCTAGCAGATTTTGTCAGTATTTTTTTATTGGATGGAACAAAAAAAACTGCTCTGGTAAGTTTGAAAAACCTGGAAATGCAATTACCTGCCAGTTCGTTTATACGCATATCCCGAACCCATATCGTTAACATCCAAAAAATAACATCGCTGGATCCTAGCATGCTTAGTCTTGGTAAAATTAAGTTGCTCATTGGAAAGTCCTACTCAGACAGCGTGCTGCAAGCTGTCCTTGGCAATAATGCAATAAAGCGCTTTTTATGA
- a CDS encoding tetratricopeptide repeat protein — protein MKLIKKLVVFLALALYLNCVCAQENQAIDSLFKLLNDEQIDSNQLSINQAIADYYINLNLNKAIDYYERSKYLAEKLNNKSQIASSYYILGSCFLTKGNFDLSLENYLKAVRLYEELNFKRRLTKTYIDIAYLYTEYSYYTKAHEYFEKTKLLIDQTQDTFELNYYFQEKGNFYYRQAKYDSAIICIKESNRLAALLNNDNYSIPNSLSNIGLVYKKMGKLDEAHHYIDSALNLLKISGDLDFLLAGIYNNLACIYSAKHQFDSANLYFQKSISQSRDKHDVLLEIENYRNLAEMYGLKKEYGLQIQYLTKYYNIKDSLFNSDKQNQLNQLETDYQLEKKDKLITKKNLEVIKQKNNRNLSLLFSGFALILLSGLFYYYRKIQKKNQDLEIKNTLIENQKTELQQLNHIKDRLFGIISHDLRNPLITLRSYLMLSDNESISADKKILFKNQTMEAVNQTGDLLDNLLTWANLQLKNVETPLVPIALDECVSDVVNILSVQAKQKEIEIIQRIQAIVFPSNSDVLSIVLRNLITNAIKFSKEKQAIILESNQNEQGIQLIVQDFGQGLSSDQIQAILSSTNDSTLGTKGEKGSGLGLFLVMQMLKKINAQLLIESQLGIGSKFIVFWKETQDV, from the coding sequence ATGAAATTGATAAAAAAATTAGTAGTTTTTCTTGCGCTTGCCCTTTATTTAAATTGTGTTTGTGCTCAGGAAAATCAAGCCATTGATAGTCTATTTAAATTGTTAAATGACGAGCAGATTGATTCCAATCAGTTATCCATCAATCAGGCTATAGCTGATTACTATATTAACTTGAATCTAAATAAAGCAATCGATTATTATGAAAGGTCTAAATATCTGGCAGAAAAACTAAATAATAAATCCCAAATAGCCTCCAGTTACTATATTCTTGGCAGTTGCTTTTTAACTAAAGGAAATTTTGATTTGTCTCTTGAAAACTATTTAAAAGCAGTAAGACTCTATGAAGAACTAAATTTTAAACGTAGGCTTACGAAAACCTATATCGACATTGCCTATTTATACACAGAATATTCATATTACACTAAAGCACATGAATATTTTGAAAAAACTAAATTGTTAATAGATCAAACACAAGACACCTTTGAATTAAATTATTACTTTCAGGAAAAAGGGAACTTCTATTACAGACAAGCTAAATATGACTCTGCTATTATATGTATTAAGGAGTCAAATCGACTCGCTGCACTATTAAACAATGATAACTATTCCATTCCAAATTCCTTATCCAATATTGGATTGGTGTATAAAAAAATGGGTAAGTTGGATGAGGCTCATCACTATATTGATAGTGCATTAAATTTACTTAAAATATCAGGTGACTTAGATTTTCTACTTGCAGGCATTTACAATAATCTGGCCTGTATATATAGTGCAAAACATCAATTTGATTCGGCAAATTTATATTTCCAGAAAAGCATATCCCAGTCTAGAGACAAGCATGATGTATTACTTGAAATAGAAAATTACAGAAACCTTGCAGAGATGTATGGCTTAAAAAAAGAATATGGTTTACAAATTCAATATCTCACTAAATATTACAACATAAAAGACAGCCTGTTTAATTCCGATAAACAAAATCAGTTGAATCAATTAGAAACAGATTACCAATTAGAGAAAAAAGATAAACTAATCACCAAAAAGAATCTGGAAGTCATTAAACAAAAAAATAACCGCAATCTTTCATTGCTTTTTTCTGGATTCGCCCTTATCTTATTATCCGGATTATTTTACTATTACCGAAAAATTCAAAAAAAGAATCAAGATTTAGAAATTAAAAACACCCTTATTGAAAATCAAAAAACCGAACTGCAACAATTAAATCATATTAAAGATCGCCTGTTTGGCATCATAAGCCATGATTTGCGAAATCCTTTGATTACATTAAGAAGTTATTTGATGCTATCGGATAATGAAAGCATCAGTGCGGATAAAAAAATACTTTTTAAAAACCAAACCATGGAAGCCGTAAATCAAACCGGCGATTTATTGGATAATTTATTGACCTGGGCAAACCTACAACTGAAAAATGTTGAAACACCCCTGGTTCCAATTGCCTTGGATGAATGTGTTTCAGATGTGGTAAACATTTTAAGTGTTCAAGCAAAACAAAAGGAAATTGAAATCATCCAACGAATTCAAGCCATAGTTTTTCCCAGTAATTCAGATGTTTTATCCATTGTACTCAGAAATTTAATTACCAATGCGATTAAGTTTAGTAAAGAAAAACAGGCTATCATTCTTGAAAGCAATCAAAATGAACAGGGAATTCAATTGATCGTGCAGGATTTCGGACAAGGACTCAGTAGCGATCAAATTCAAGCTATTTTAAGCAGTACCAATGATTCCACCCTTGGTACCAAGGGCGAAAAAGGCAGTGGCTTGGGTTTGTTTTTAGTGATGCAAATGCTCAAAAAAATTAATGCACAATTACTTATTGAAAGTCAATTAGGAATTGGAAGTAAGTTTATTGTTTTTTGGAAAGAAACTCAGGACGTCTAA
- a CDS encoding T9SS type A sorting domain-containing protein, whose protein sequence is MQHLIRINSILLLMILSLSLKSQTTSWTLKCILESKLQHSSGILTLNEGQTFWTQVDNSSPAELYEIDLNCKILRTVKIIGVSKTDWEEITTDYQGNIYLGDFGNNNNSRQDLKIYILRAIANNSSDSIRPELIQFNYNNQTAFPPAAAYRNFDMEAMVWYQDTLHLFSKNRTDPFTGYTYQYKIPAIPGTYAVNPADSFKTGDGPDLFFWITGAAFNPIDTELILLSHDRLWKFSGFDGSRFFSGKNSLITLTTYSQKEGICYAKENTWYLTDEYFSTLRIGGNLYEMKLEPTKIEESDSEIEFAVFPNPAQRFLEILIPKINPDHPDQLILYDALGSILLQTRLDKMRTLIPIEHLVNGIYFIRAYSKKMNRFIVKRVLKVE, encoded by the coding sequence ATGCAGCATTTAATCCGAATAAATAGTATTTTATTGTTGATGATCTTGTCATTGAGCTTAAAATCACAAACTACCTCCTGGACATTAAAATGCATTTTAGAAAGCAAACTCCAACACAGTTCGGGAATCCTTACGCTCAATGAAGGGCAAACATTTTGGACACAGGTTGACAACAGCAGTCCCGCCGAACTTTATGAAATCGATCTCAATTGCAAGATTCTTAGGACCGTTAAAATCATAGGTGTTTCTAAGACCGACTGGGAAGAAATAACCACCGACTATCAAGGTAACATTTATCTGGGAGATTTTGGCAATAACAACAACAGCAGGCAAGATTTAAAAATTTACATCTTACGCGCAATAGCAAACAATTCAAGTGACAGCATTCGTCCGGAGCTGATTCAATTTAACTATAATAATCAAACCGCATTTCCTCCGGCTGCGGCCTACCGCAATTTTGATATGGAAGCCATGGTTTGGTATCAGGATACGCTGCATTTATTTTCAAAAAACAGAACCGATCCATTTACAGGCTATACCTACCAATATAAAATTCCAGCTATTCCTGGAACCTACGCAGTGAATCCAGCGGATAGTTTCAAAACCGGTGATGGTCCGGATCTATTTTTTTGGATAACCGGTGCAGCATTCAATCCGATTGATACAGAGTTAATTTTATTGTCCCACGACCGCCTCTGGAAATTTTCAGGATTTGATGGCAGTCGGTTTTTTAGTGGAAAAAACAGTTTAATTACCTTGACGACCTACTCCCAAAAAGAAGGAATCTGCTATGCTAAAGAAAATACCTGGTATTTAACTGACGAATATTTTAGCACCCTGCGCATCGGTGGCAATCTCTACGAGATGAAATTGGAACCTACAAAAATCGAGGAATCAGATTCTGAAATTGAATTCGCTGTATTTCCCAATCCGGCACAACGTTTTTTAGAAATACTCATTCCCAAAATAAATCCGGATCATCCGGACCAACTTATTTTATACGATGCTTTGGGCAGCATCCTGTTACAAACCCGTCTAGATAAAATGCGAACTCTAATTCCAATCGAACATTTAGTCAATGGAATTTATTTTATAAGAGCCTATTCAAAAAAAATGAATCGCTTTATTGTGAAACGAGTTTTGAAGGTGGAATAA
- a CDS encoding T9SS type A sorting domain-containing protein, translated as MKSLNFKLASVIWVILFLVSFPFFLFGQCGFAPDPNEPNYQYPDCQATRDWKCIRIKFHFLNNTNGQPDDFPPEEQFRSWLAQINNLYFDAKIRFTFDYNCIHYGKEGDIPNDLTTKDKFEDYLGFEGTQNPLDPEDFMDVDENSLNFYKFQTPLDGAPYANPYFVYDNSNIISSFVHELGHSLSLVHTFETKFHFDGTTTFLHEPKNHNKVDGNNVPLCQNTGDRICDTGLDPYLKSYVANCTLKPGCSTYNNYYSNCPDGYNDTSTEWDIPYDNYMSYYYNCHSRFTACQIAKMHEALEGEYQNIYPNYLLDCSQDPYANLNQNCDDITIDQEEEWTDDVVKLCAGKKINILHGASLKLVRTKITTDAANSACPGLSGKWDGIYITGDGLSPSSLQSGGDYLLITDNSVVEYSLNGIQALNGTNGILIDHSNFINNGVVMNVKDKSSTSSTPPYYTAYPDGKIIIKQSTINVENENSNTQITIRGADLDMGQSNITIASGIDKFGTGIKHLNGKLDVNDSKFRNFDVAIDKESDGILGGLILKNNKIYNSQIAVRNNTNKTTALHNYLEGAVQSLSLCYGTWDNNTFTGYLKGLAMNNPSESMNLINNLFDKNKAIFSGSHKNTNVLCNLWDDTNDAIRALFTNPVKELKPNWGNQLQSSGNKWENGNMPRMVIAITQGGPTRNFQPDETQQRFDYVLGVQEARGNENETCTNDYPTALSNPNENESQFVNKEYRDSIWTVNDSLYDYLQNQLLYADSAQSVMIKERMSDTKVKMGQAVLFSLIDTAYITDTTFVTEWESKANPKLVNQLVLLELLYQDNYDGMITYLNNLNPSDTLDILDKDNLLDCLDWVNDFVDENYLLTNLNVEDIKELEEYARLSFGDYTSIIRAFLNLEYGIRISPFEDELEQYVNKFKETNKEEIQEEILIYPNPVQNCLHIESQNRGINFRVKIIDINGVEIVNTEIKDNEQFCLDDVLPPSLYVLKVSDTVGHELIQKKLIIK; from the coding sequence ATGAAATCTTTAAATTTCAAATTAGCCAGTGTAATCTGGGTCATTTTATTTTTGGTATCATTTCCTTTCTTTTTGTTTGGACAATGCGGTTTCGCTCCTGATCCAAATGAACCGAATTATCAATATCCCGATTGTCAAGCCACACGAGATTGGAAGTGTATTAGAATTAAGTTTCATTTTTTGAATAACACAAATGGACAGCCCGACGATTTTCCTCCCGAAGAACAGTTTAGGAGTTGGTTAGCCCAAATAAATAATCTATATTTTGATGCAAAAATCAGGTTCACTTTTGATTATAACTGCATTCATTATGGGAAGGAAGGTGATATACCTAATGATTTAACAACCAAAGATAAATTCGAAGATTATTTGGGCTTTGAAGGCACGCAAAACCCTTTGGATCCAGAAGACTTTATGGATGTTGATGAAAATTCGCTTAACTTTTATAAATTTCAAACTCCTTTAGATGGTGCTCCGTATGCAAACCCATATTTTGTTTATGATAATAGCAACATTATTAGCTCATTTGTCCATGAGTTGGGACATTCTCTTTCATTGGTTCATACTTTTGAAACAAAATTTCATTTTGACGGAACAACAACATTCTTACATGAACCCAAAAATCACAATAAGGTAGATGGTAATAATGTACCTTTGTGCCAAAATACAGGTGACAGAATTTGCGATACTGGATTAGATCCATATTTAAAAAGTTATGTTGCCAACTGCACACTTAAGCCCGGTTGTAGTACATATAACAATTATTATTCCAATTGTCCGGATGGGTACAACGATACCTCCACCGAATGGGACATCCCCTATGATAACTATATGTCTTATTATTATAATTGTCATAGCCGATTTACAGCTTGTCAGATTGCTAAAATGCATGAAGCTTTGGAAGGAGAATATCAGAATATTTACCCTAATTACCTACTAGATTGTAGTCAAGATCCATACGCGAATCTTAACCAAAATTGTGACGATATAACTATTGATCAGGAGGAAGAATGGACTGACGATGTTGTGAAGCTGTGTGCTGGAAAAAAAATAAACATACTTCATGGTGCCTCCTTAAAACTAGTAAGGACAAAAATAACAACTGATGCCGCCAACAGCGCATGTCCAGGCCTTTCTGGAAAATGGGATGGAATTTATATCACAGGTGATGGTTTAAGTCCGAGTTCTTTACAAAGTGGAGGAGATTATTTATTAATAACAGATAATTCTGTGGTTGAATACTCACTTAATGGAATTCAAGCGTTAAATGGAACAAATGGCATTTTAATAGATCACTCCAATTTTATTAATAATGGAGTGGTCATGAATGTTAAAGACAAAAGCAGTACGAGTAGTACCCCGCCATATTATACAGCGTATCCGGATGGCAAAATTATAATTAAGCAATCTACTATAAATGTTGAAAATGAGAATTCAAATACCCAGATTACTATTCGTGGTGCTGATCTTGATATGGGTCAATCGAACATTACAATTGCATCAGGAATTGATAAATTTGGAACGGGAATAAAACATTTAAATGGCAAATTAGATGTTAACGATTCCAAGTTTCGAAACTTTGATGTCGCTATTGATAAAGAAAGCGATGGTATTTTAGGTGGATTAATATTAAAGAACAATAAAATATATAATTCTCAAATTGCCGTTAGGAACAATACCAATAAAACTACAGCGCTTCATAATTATTTAGAGGGAGCAGTTCAAAGTTTATCTTTATGCTACGGAACATGGGATAATAATACTTTTACCGGATATTTGAAAGGACTTGCAATGAATAACCCCTCTGAATCTATGAATCTAATAAACAATCTGTTTGATAAAAATAAGGCGATATTCTCAGGGAGTCATAAAAATACTAATGTCCTTTGTAATTTATGGGATGATACCAATGATGCGATTAGAGCATTATTTACCAATCCTGTAAAAGAGCTAAAACCAAACTGGGGAAACCAATTACAATCTTCTGGCAATAAATGGGAAAATGGAAATATGCCTCGAATGGTGATAGCTATAACCCAAGGTGGACCCACTAGAAATTTTCAACCTGATGAAACACAGCAACGATTCGATTATGTTTTGGGAGTTCAAGAAGCTAGGGGGAACGAAAATGAAACTTGTACAAATGACTACCCAACAGCATTGTCTAATCCAAATGAGAATGAATCCCAATTTGTTAATAAGGAATATCGAGATTCAATTTGGACTGTTAACGATAGCTTATACGACTATTTACAAAACCAATTGCTCTATGCTGATTCCGCCCAAAGTGTTATGATTAAAGAAAGAATGAGTGATACGAAAGTAAAAATGGGACAGGCTGTCCTCTTTTCTCTTATTGATACTGCATATATAACTGACACAACTTTTGTTACAGAATGGGAAAGTAAAGCAAACCCAAAACTTGTAAATCAATTAGTGTTATTAGAACTACTATACCAAGACAATTATGATGGAATGATTACCTACCTGAATAATTTAAATCCATCGGATACTTTGGATATCTTGGATAAAGATAATTTATTAGATTGTTTAGACTGGGTTAATGACTTTGTTGACGAAAATTATTTACTAACAAATCTTAATGTTGAAGATATTAAAGAATTGGAAGAATATGCCCGGTTATCATTTGGTGATTATACTTCCATAATTCGGGCTTTTCTTAACCTAGAATATGGAATCAGAATTAGTCCCTTTGAAGATGAATTGGAACAATATGTGAATAAATTTAAAGAAACAAATAAAGAAGAAATACAGGAGGAGATTCTTATTTATCCTAATCCTGTTCAAAATTGTTTGCATATAGAATCACAAAATCGAGGGATTAATTTTAGGGTTAAAATAATTGATATTAATGGGGTCGAAATTGTGAATACCGAAATTAAAGACAATGAGCAATTTTGTCTGGATGATGTTTTGCCACCTTCACTTTATGTACTAAAAGTTTCAGATACTGTTGGTCATGAACTAATTCAGAAAAAACTAATAATAAAATAG
- a CDS encoding agmatine deiminase family protein has translation MYLKVFAFGIATLLLCACNNQEKVFHIPAAWEHQDAMWLGWEADTSYGYQSVLVSIIKAISHKVQINLAVDSDSLKLQASHYFKSKGINPDLIHFQIIKGSQFWIRDFGAQFLVNDLGELAIVDFIFNGYGYPDFLKRQFGENAQTKAILDAMELKVRETNKVSSLIALSQGASIIKTKIVQEGGGTEANGKGSLILCESTVMDRNPALSKRSIESEFKRLLGVTNIIWLKQGLLEDPLHCFRRIHQNYIACGTGGHTDSFVRFVDASTIFIAWIDESEIKGNPILQINHDRMKENYTILQNALDQDGRPFNIIKVPMPDLISKKLTARCFQQTNFDMEVISCQGFIPSEMPNEGETLFQVANASYLNFVITNGMILLPTYTHMGSSKSKEDLVRLIFKIEFPHSQIVFIDAMPLNWKGGGLHCLTMEQPGKSKYLP, from the coding sequence ATGTATCTAAAAGTATTTGCTTTTGGTATAGCCACGCTTTTGTTGTGTGCTTGTAACAATCAGGAAAAAGTATTTCATATTCCCGCTGCATGGGAGCACCAGGACGCCATGTGGTTGGGTTGGGAAGCTGATACTTCCTACGGATATCAATCTGTTCTCGTGTCAATTATTAAAGCAATCAGTCATAAAGTTCAGATAAATCTGGCTGTTGATTCTGATAGCTTGAAACTACAGGCATCTCATTATTTTAAATCTAAAGGCATTAATCCGGATTTAATTCATTTTCAGATAATAAAAGGTTCCCAATTTTGGATTCGTGATTTTGGAGCACAGTTTTTAGTAAACGATCTGGGTGAATTGGCAATTGTCGATTTCATTTTTAATGGATATGGATATCCCGATTTTTTAAAGAGGCAGTTTGGTGAAAATGCACAGACAAAAGCCATCCTGGATGCTATGGAACTAAAAGTAAGAGAAACCAATAAGGTAAGCAGCTTGATTGCACTCAGTCAAGGTGCTTCTATCATTAAAACCAAGATCGTTCAGGAAGGAGGTGGCACAGAAGCCAATGGAAAAGGATCCTTGATTTTATGTGAATCCACAGTGATGGATAGAAATCCAGCTTTATCCAAACGGTCCATTGAATCTGAATTTAAACGATTGTTAGGTGTGACAAATATTATTTGGTTGAAACAAGGACTCCTTGAAGATCCACTGCATTGTTTTAGAAGAATTCATCAAAATTACATTGCCTGTGGTACGGGTGGACACACAGACAGTTTTGTCCGATTTGTAGATGCAAGCACTATTTTTATTGCCTGGATTGACGAATCCGAAATAAAAGGAAATCCCATTCTTCAAATCAACCATGATCGCATGAAGGAAAATTATACCATACTTCAAAATGCATTGGATCAGGATGGTCGGCCCTTTAATATCATTAAAGTACCCATGCCGGATTTAATCAGTAAAAAATTAACTGCGCGCTGTTTTCAACAAACAAACTTTGATATGGAAGTCATTTCATGTCAAGGCTTCATTCCTTCTGAAATGCCGAATGAAGGTGAAACATTGTTTCAAGTGGCCAATGCGAGTTATTTAAATTTTGTGATTACCAATGGAATGATTTTACTTCCTACTTATACACACATGGGCTCTTCTAAATCAAAAGAAGACCTGGTTAGATTAATTTTTAAAATTGAATTTCCACACAGTCAGATTGTTTTTATAGACGCCATGCCCTTAAATTGGAAAGGCGGCGGATTACATTGCCTTACCATGGAACAACCCGGAAAATCTAAGTATTTGCCTTGA
- a CDS encoding T9SS type A sorting domain-containing protein, translating to MQFCNDDSKVFEIFDIFGRSIYKSQETIGDELIRYLQIPSGIYFIKNLNNVRKIYKN from the coding sequence TTGCAATTTTGCAATGATGACAGTAAAGTATTTGAGATTTTTGATATATTTGGTCGTTCAATCTATAAAAGTCAGGAAACCATCGGTGATGAATTGATAAGATATTTACAAATTCCATCAGGTATTTATTTTATTAAAAATTTGAATAATGTTCGAAAAATTTACAAAAATTAG
- a CDS encoding T9SS type A sorting domain-containing protein, whose product MFEKFTKISLLILSIFMSCCTSIKCQNKVDYSWILGTYNFENPNITIIKFNSDTILSVSAVKGDASVYTDAGLICDTDGNLKVIATNCAVMNSNFDTVSNSNLLKDRYLNYCQERNGAFWPFEQSVLVLPFIGDKNKFRILFTNTQSISTEQDSLRSFFYSYLNGAVIDFSKKEHGELINVWQRLYNDTITVSHITACKKDNNEDWWIILPMDGRPRYSILSYSIDTIEFFKKDCLGKIGFNNIDFEGQASFSPDRTKYARFNIANGLHLFDFDSKSGSLLNPRLIKLSVPPGNISGGLCFSPNSKYLYVFCDKLLYQLDVSNPDVESTKVLIDTLDLTSGKEYIASFNHGLLAPDGRIYISGIWDSKYLNVINSPNCKGKLCDLVQQAIPLPTKNSWGVPNYPHFRDRKDVPECPPDKTIEWSESNYKIEFKESFLTYDFKSSKPKSISFYELSGRLIKLIELTNSNGQINIEFLSNGYFIVKIVCNNRQYIEKIIKL is encoded by the coding sequence ATGTTCGAAAAATTTACAAAAATTAGCCTGCTCATACTGAGTATTTTTATGAGCTGTTGCACTTCTATTAAATGCCAAAATAAAGTGGATTATTCGTGGATATTAGGTACGTATAACTTTGAAAATCCAAATATAACAATCATTAAATTCAACTCTGATACTATCTTAAGTGTATCAGCAGTTAAAGGGGATGCCTCAGTTTATACAGATGCAGGCTTAATTTGTGATACTGATGGGAATTTAAAAGTAATTGCAACCAACTGTGCTGTAATGAATTCTAATTTTGATACTGTTTCAAATTCAAACTTATTAAAAGATAGATATTTGAATTATTGTCAAGAGAGAAATGGAGCTTTTTGGCCCTTCGAGCAATCCGTTCTGGTTTTACCTTTTATTGGAGATAAAAATAAATTCCGGATTTTGTTTACGAATACACAAAGTATTAGTACAGAACAAGATAGCCTAAGATCTTTTTTTTATAGTTACTTGAATGGGGCCGTGATTGATTTTAGTAAAAAAGAACATGGTGAGTTAATAAATGTATGGCAACGTTTATATAATGATACAATTACCGTTTCTCACATTACGGCGTGCAAAAAAGATAATAATGAAGATTGGTGGATCATTCTGCCAATGGATGGAAGACCGCGCTATAGTATTCTCTCGTATTCCATTGATACAATAGAATTTTTTAAAAAGGATTGTCTAGGCAAGATCGGATTTAACAATATTGATTTCGAAGGTCAAGCTAGCTTTAGTCCTGATAGAACTAAGTATGCAAGATTTAATATAGCGAATGGATTACATTTATTTGATTTTGACTCCAAAAGCGGATCTTTATTGAATCCACGATTGATTAAATTAAGCGTACCTCCAGGCAATATATCTGGAGGCTTATGTTTTTCACCCAATTCAAAATATTTATATGTGTTTTGCGATAAACTGTTATATCAATTAGATGTAAGCAATCCTGATGTGGAATCAACTAAGGTATTAATAGATACTTTAGATTTAACAAGTGGTAAGGAATATATAGCAAGTTTCAATCATGGCTTATTAGCTCCTGATGGACGGATTTATATTAGTGGTATTTGGGATAGCAAATATCTTAATGTAATCAATAGTCCCAATTGTAAAGGAAAATTATGTGATCTGGTCCAACAAGCAATTCCATTGCCAACTAAAAATTCCTGGGGTGTACCAAATTACCCTCATTTTAGAGATAGAAAAGATGTTCCAGAGTGTCCTCCGGATAAGACCATTGAATGGAGCGAATCAAATTATAAAATTGAGTTTAAAGAAAGTTTTCTCACCTATGATTTTAAATCCAGTAAACCTAAAAGTATATCTTTTTATGAATTGTCTGGACGGCTGATTAAACTAATAGAATTAACGAATTCAAATGGGCAAATAAATATTGAATTTTTAAGTAATGGATATTTTATAGTAAAAATTGTCTGTAATAACAGACAGTATATAGAAAAAATTATTAAATTATAA
- a CDS encoding GNAT family N-acetyltransferase, with the protein MSETIILKEYAPGLEDAIKRLNYEWLERYFKLEASDIRSLSDPKSEIIDKGGFIFYALLNDEIVGAASLLKKSESEFELGKMAVTASAQGLGIGKRLMEHCLDFAKRQGITKLILYSNTKLASAIHLYRKYGFVEVELESGFYERANIKMSLDLK; encoded by the coding sequence ATGAGCGAGACCATTATCCTAAAGGAATATGCTCCAGGTTTGGAGGATGCCATTAAAAGACTAAACTATGAATGGTTGGAGCGCTATTTTAAATTGGAAGCCTCAGACATCCGTTCGCTATCAGATCCAAAATCAGAAATTATAGATAAGGGGGGTTTTATTTTTTATGCTTTGCTAAATGATGAAATCGTAGGAGCTGCCTCCCTGTTAAAAAAATCGGAATCTGAATTTGAGTTGGGTAAAATGGCAGTAACTGCAAGTGCACAAGGCCTTGGAATAGGAAAACGCCTAATGGAGCATTGCCTGGATTTTGCTAAAAGACAAGGTATAACAAAATTAATATTATACAGCAATACAAAATTGGCATCTGCAATCCATCTCTACCGTAAATATGGTTTTGTTGAAGTTGAATTGGAATCGGGATTTTATGAACGTGCAAATATTAAAATGTCATTAGACTTGAAATGA
- a CDS encoding DinB family protein: protein MYQEQIKTELQNRHQGFINYINELNEDTFNFKFQEKWTAGQQLAHIVMCVKPLVAVFGLDKLLIEQKFGKLDREGLSYDQLLTSYLEKFTAGGKAPANYFPDVILFERRESLGQNLTELIADLCLKMDNYSEADLDRYCIPHPLLGMLSLREMLYNAIYHVEHHHKAAIQNLQNR from the coding sequence ATGTATCAAGAACAAATAAAAACTGAATTGCAAAATAGGCACCAAGGGTTTATAAATTATATCAATGAGCTCAATGAAGATACTTTCAATTTTAAATTTCAAGAGAAGTGGACAGCGGGACAACAATTAGCGCATATTGTAATGTGTGTCAAACCGTTGGTTGCTGTTTTTGGTTTAGATAAATTACTTATTGAACAAAAATTTGGCAAATTGGATCGGGAAGGTTTGAGTTATGATCAGTTGCTTACATCCTATTTAGAAAAATTCACAGCGGGAGGCAAAGCACCGGCAAACTATTTTCCGGATGTAATTCTTTTTGAAAGGCGAGAAAGTTTAGGTCAAAATTTAACGGAGCTCATTGCTGATTTGTGCTTGAAGATGGATAATTATTCTGAAGCAGATCTGGATCGTTATTGTATTCCCCATCCTTTATTGGGAATGCTCAGTTTGCGGGAGATGTTGTACAATGCCATTTACCATGTGGAGCACCATCACAAAGCGGCCATTCAAAATTTGCAAAACCGCTAA